From the genome of Candidatus Desulfofervidus auxilii:
CAATAGGGACGTTTTTTTGTTCTAGAACCAATACATTGAATAAAAGCAATTTTTTTAGGATGTTTTTTATCGGAAGGGCGCAAAATTTCCCCATTATAAGGACCAGAAGCACACATAATACGTTCAAACTCAATACTTGTAATTACGTTTGGATATTGAGCATAACCATATTCATTAGGAACATAAGTGTCTACAGGACTAAATCCAGGTGCTAAAATAACAGAACCTACTTCAATTTCCTCATATACTTCCTTTTGGTTGAAATCAATAGCTTCTGCTTTACAAGTAGGTACACAGATTTGGCATTCTTGTCTATTTAAAAAAAGACAGGCATCTGTATCTATTACATAGGTTATCGGTACTGCTTGTGGATAATCTATATGAATACATTTGGTTAAGGATAATTTTGCGTTATAAATATCAAAAACAAGAGTAGGGCAATAATCGCTACACACTCCACAACCTGTACATTTTGTTTCATCAATATATCTAGGTTTTTTCAATATTTTTACTTGAAAGTTTCCAGCTTCCCCTTTTATATCTTCTATCTTTGCCTGAGTGACAATCTTTATATTGGGATGTCTTCCAGCTTCAACAAGCTTTGGTGAAAGAATGCAAAGAGAGCAATCATTTGTTGGAAATGTTTTATCCAATTGAGCCATTACTCCACCAATGGATGCTTTTTCTTCAATCAAATAAACAAAGTAGCCCATCTCTGCTGCATCAAGGGCTGCTTGTACACCAGCAACCCCTCCACCAATAACCATTACAGTGCCTATAATTTTTTTGTTAAAACTCATTTATGTTCCCTTTAATTCTCTAAAGCAGCATCTATCATAGCTGAAATTTGTTCAAGTTTGTAATTGGGAACAAATATACCATTTTTAGGGCAGGTGGCTTGACATATACCACAACCTTGACATAAAGCTGTATTCACTTCTACTACTTTTTTAACGTCTCCTTTGTACATATATTCAATAAGAGAAATATTGTGAAAAGGACATGTTTCAATACAATAACCACATCCATCACAATTTTCATCAATTACTTGAGCTACAATAGGAGACAATTCAACATCTTTTTTTGATAAAATCTTAACTGCCTTTGTAACAGCTGCTTTTGCTTGAGTTATACTTTCATCAATAAATTTAGGGCCTTGGGCTAAACCACAGATAAATATACCACTGGTTGCTGTATCTGCTGTACCTAATTCTTTTCTTCCTTCGGCAAAAAAGCCATAACCATCTAATGATACTTTAAATAACTTTGATAAATCTTTATTCTCTTCATTTGGTACTATGGCTTCAGATAATACAACTATATCAGTATCTATGGCTAAATCTTGCTTTAATATAGGTTCATATAGCTTTATCCTAACCTTTCTTTGACTGCTTTTTTCTTTTATCATCTCTATTTTTGGAAGATTATTAGGCTCATAACGAATAAAAACAATTCCATTTGTCCTTGCCTTTCGATAAAGGAGTTCTCTAAAGCCATAAGTCATTATGTCTCGATAGAGAATAAAAATATTCATATCTGATTTTTCTTTTTTTAACTTTAAAGCTGTTTGTAAAGCATGAGTACAGCATACACGACTACAATAAGGTCTTTCATCATTCCTTGATCCTACACATTGAATAAAAACCACATTTTTACTATTTGTAATTACTGAATCTTTTTCTCTGATTTTTTCATCTAACTCTAATAATGTCATTACTCTTGAATGTTTCCCATATAAATATTCTTTAGGCCTGTATGGCTTAGCCCCTGTAGCTATAATGATTACACCATGGTTAATTTCTTTAGATGCTCCATTATATTCAATTGTTGTTTTAAAGTTCCCTACAAATCCTTCTACTGATTTGATTTTAGCATTAAAATAAACATTAATAAGTTCATGCTCAGATACTTTTTTTATCAATGAATCTAAGTAAACTTTTATATCTTCTCCTTTCCATGTCTTAGTTAATTTTAATGCCTGTCCACCTAATTTATCAGTTTTTTCTATCAAATATACTTTAAAACCCTGTTCAGCCAGTCCAAGTGCTGCTTCCATGCCAGCTACCCCTCCGCCAACTACAAGACCTGCAGGAATAATACTTAATTTTTTTTCTCTTAAAGGGGTCTGTAAAGCTACTTTTGCTACAGCCATTCTTAATAAATCTTTTGCCTTTTTCGTTGCCTTTTCTGGTTCATTCATATGAACCCAAGAGCACTGATCCCTTATATTTACCATGCAAAAAAGATACTTATTAAGTCCTGCTTCCTTCATTGTTTCTTGAAATAAAGGTTCATGAGTCCTAGGACTACAAGCTGCCACTACTACCCGATTTAATTTGTATTTTTTTATAGCATCCTTTATCTTTTCTTGTGTATCTTGAGAACAAGTAAATAAGTTATCCTCTGCATATACTACATGAGGTAACTGTTTAGCATAATCTCTTACTTCAGCTACATTTATTATACCACCAATATTTATCCCACAATGACATATAAAAACACCAATTCTAGGTTCTTCATCTAATATTCTCTCTTCAGGATATGTTTTTCCCTTAATTAAACTACTTCTTACTTCCTTTAAGGGTATAGTAGCATAACAAGCTGCTGCACTAGCTTCTGTAACTGATTCACGGATATCTTTAGGTGCTTGAAATACACCACAAACATATACGCCAGGTCGTGATGTTTTTAAAGGCTCAAAACTGTTGGTATCAACAAAATTATAATCATTTAATTCAATCCCCAATTTATGAGCAAGCTCAATTACATCTTTTGAAATTTCTAACCCTACTGAAAGGATAACCATATCAAATATCTCTGTTTTTATCTTACCTTCTTGAATATATTTTATTTGAAGATCTTCCTTTCCATGTATTCTTTCTATAGAATGTATCCTTGATCTTATAAATCTTACTCCCTCTTCTCTTGCCATATCATAATATTTTTCAAATCCCTTTCCATAGGTCCTCATATCCATAAAAAATATAGCTGTATCTAACGGCTTTTTGCTATGTTCTTTTGCAATAATTGCTTGTTTTATTGCATGTGCACAACATACTGTAGAACAATATCCTTTATCTTCTTTTATATTTCTTGAACCTACGCATTGTATCCAAGCAATCTTATCTGGCTCTTTTTTATCTGAAGGTCTTACCATATGACCTTTATGTGGACCTGAAGCAGAAAGGATTCTTTCAAACTCTATACTAGTAATTACATTTGGAAAATTAAGATATTCATAATTATTTGGATTATATAAAACAAAACCTGTGGCTAAAATAATAGAACCTACATTTAAAATAATTTCTTTCTTTTTATCATTAAAATCTATTGCCTTTGCTGGACATTTTTTCTCACAAGCACCACATCTATTTTTTCTTATTTTAATACAAACATTTGGATCTATAGCATATTTTAAAGGTACTGCTTGAGGATATTTAATATATGCTGCTTTTCTAAAGTTTAAACCCTGGTTGAATTCATCCTTTACTTTCTTAGGACATATAGATGCACAAATACCACAAGCTATACATTTATTTATATCAATATAGCGAGGATATTGAGATATTTTAACTTCAAAATTGCCTTCTTCTCCTGTGACCTCTTTCACTTTAGAAAGGGTGAATATTTTAATATTGGGATGTCTGCTGCACTCAACTAATTTAGGTGAAAGAATACACATAGCACAATCATTAGTGGGGAAGATTTTATCCAGTTGTGCCATTCTTCCACCAATAGCAGAGGAGTTTTCAACTAAATAAACATAATACCCAATATCTGCTAGGTCTAAGCAGGCTTGAACCCCTGCCACTCCTCCACCAACTACCATAACTGCACCAATTTTATCTTTCGCTTTCTTCATCCTCTTTTAATTTATTAAATGCATCAGAAAGCATTTTTTCTCTTTGTTCAAGCATACATCTGTCTATTTTAGTAACTGTTTCTTTAAAAGAAGGAGGAACATAACCATTTTCAATAGCCATTTCTCTTAACACAGGTATAACTTGACTGAACTTTACATCCTGTGGACAAACAAAAGAACAGGTGTTGCATAGAATGCAATGCCAGATAATCTCAGAACTAAGCACTTGTTTTTTCATACCTAAAAGGATCTGACGTATAATATTGAGAGGATCAAATGCATCATTCACAGCCTTTACTGGACAAGCTCCAGTACAAGTTCCACAGGCAAAACAAGCCTTAAGACTTTCTCCTCCAAGCCTATTTGCTACCTCAAATTTAAAATTTGGATCCAATTGACTTAACTGTATCTCTTTCAAAATCTTCCTCCATTTTTAAAGAACTTCTTGATTACCTTTGAATGGTTAACTCTTTAACCATAAAAAGACATTTGTCAAGTGTCTATTATTTAAACTCTATTACTTTCCCTGCATAATTTTCTATAAAGCGAGAAATAAAAACTTTTTTAAATACCTCAATAGCAGGTTCACCTGTACAGTGGCAAGGGGCAATTAATTCTGTTCTTTCTAAAAGCTTTTTAGCTATTTCTTCTACTTTTTCTTTTTCCATGCCTAAAAGATGAAAACCACCTATAATAAGTTTAAGTTTTCCATATTTTTCAAAAACTCTATTAGCCATTCGCAAAATACCTGGGTGAGAACAGCCAACTAACATAACCTTAAAAGGTTTTATAATAATTGTTTGTTCTTTTAATGGAAAATTAAAACAAATAGCATCAATTTCTGGTATTTCTCCTTTATACTCATCTGGCCAAAAGATTTTGGTTTTTGAGGATAACCAACTTAATCCTCCAGTGTGATCATAATGATTGTGAGAAATAAAACAATAAGAAATCTCTTCTTTTTTAACTTTTAATAATTTGGCGTTGTAATCTAGTGTTTCTACATCTGCTCCAGTATCAAAAAGAATATTTTTCCCTTCAAGTTTTATTAAACAAGAAAACCCCCAACCTGCTTTAAAATCACCCTTTGCCTGATTGTCATACAAAGTAATAAGCCTCATATTTCACCTCCTTAAAATTGTTTCAAATATAAAATAAATTTATATAAAAAACAACTTTGTTTTATTTAATTTTCATGTTATAATAAATCAAATTTGTTGTAAGGAGGGAAAATGCCCAGGACAAAAAAATTAACAGAAAGTGCTGAAGATTGCCTTGAGGCAATTTATGTCCTGAGTAAAACAAAAAAAGTTGTACGTGTAAAAGATATTGCAAAACATCTTAACACAAAGATGGCTTCAATAGTTGTAGGTTTGAAAACACTTGCAGAAAAGGGATTAGTAGAGCATGAGCATTATGGTTATGTAGAATTGACACCAGCTGGGGAAGAAATTGCTAAAAAGGTTCATTATCGCCACCAGTTGCTTTTTGAATTCTTTCATGAGACTTTAGGTTTGCCTGAAAAAGTTGCAGATAGAGATGCTTGT
Proteins encoded in this window:
- a CDS encoding MBL fold metallo-hydrolase yields the protein MRLITLYDNQAKGDFKAGWGFSCLIKLEGKNILFDTGADVETLDYNAKLLKVKKEEISYCFISHNHYDHTGGLSWLSSKTKIFWPDEYKGEIPEIDAICFNFPLKEQTIIIKPFKVMLVGCSHPGILRMANRVFEKYGKLKLIIGGFHLLGMEKEKVEEIAKKLLERTELIAPCHCTGEPAIEVFKKVFISRFIENYAGKVIEFK
- a CDS encoding FAD-dependent oxidoreductase translates to MKKAKDKIGAVMVVGGGVAGVQACLDLADIGYYVYLVENSSAIGGRMAQLDKIFPTNDCAMCILSPKLVECSRHPNIKIFTLSKVKEVTGEEGNFEVKISQYPRYIDINKCIACGICASICPKKVKDEFNQGLNFRKAAYIKYPQAVPLKYAIDPNVCIKIRKNRCGACEKKCPAKAIDFNDKKKEIILNVGSIILATGFVLYNPNNYEYLNFPNVITSIEFERILSASGPHKGHMVRPSDKKEPDKIAWIQCVGSRNIKEDKGYCSTVCCAHAIKQAIIAKEHSKKPLDTAIFFMDMRTYGKGFEKYYDMAREEGVRFIRSRIHSIERIHGKEDLQIKYIQEGKIKTEIFDMVILSVGLEISKDVIELAHKLGIELNDYNFVDTNSFEPLKTSRPGVYVCGVFQAPKDIRESVTEASAAACYATIPLKEVRSSLIKGKTYPEERILDEEPRIGVFICHCGINIGGIINVAEVRDYAKQLPHVVYAEDNLFTCSQDTQEKIKDAIKKYKLNRVVVAACSPRTHEPLFQETMKEAGLNKYLFCMVNIRDQCSWVHMNEPEKATKKAKDLLRMAVAKVALQTPLREKKLSIIPAGLVVGGGVAGMEAALGLAEQGFKVYLIEKTDKLGGQALKLTKTWKGEDIKVYLDSLIKKVSEHELINVYFNAKIKSVEGFVGNFKTTIEYNGASKEINHGVIIIATGAKPYRPKEYLYGKHSRVMTLLELDEKIREKDSVITNSKNVVFIQCVGSRNDERPYCSRVCCTHALQTALKLKKEKSDMNIFILYRDIMTYGFRELLYRKARTNGIVFIRYEPNNLPKIEMIKEKSSQRKVRIKLYEPILKQDLAIDTDIVVLSEAIVPNEENKDLSKLFKVSLDGYGFFAEGRKELGTADTATSGIFICGLAQGPKFIDESITQAKAAVTKAVKILSKKDVELSPIVAQVIDENCDGCGYCIETCPFHNISLIEYMYKGDVKKVVEVNTALCQGCGICQATCPKNGIFVPNYKLEQISAMIDAALEN
- a CDS encoding 4Fe-4S dicluster domain-containing protein, coding for MKEIQLSQLDPNFKFEVANRLGGESLKACFACGTCTGACPVKAVNDAFDPLNIIRQILLGMKKQVLSSEIIWHCILCNTCSFVCPQDVKFSQVIPVLREMAIENGYVPPSFKETVTKIDRCMLEQREKMLSDAFNKLKEDEESER